Genomic DNA from Roseburia intestinalis L1-82:
AAACGAAAAATCGGTGCATCTTCCAAGCTGCCAAAAGAGAAAAGAGAAAAACTGTTAAAGATCGTAGAAGATTTTCTTTCAGGCAAAGAACAGATTCCATATGGTGTGGTCGTCCGTACCAATGCTGCGCAGGCATCAAAAGAGGAACTGCTTTTGGAATTGGCACAGCTTGAGGCAGAAGTTCAAAAAATCATCTCAGGCGCAAAATATTTGATCCGCTATTCTCTGGTACATAAAGAGGAACAGCCGTGGCAGAAGATGTTAAACGGACTTTATGAAACAGAACTGGGGGAAGTGGTGACGGATGACAGAGAAATCTTTGAGACAATCTGTAACATGTATGGTGTCGGTGCAAAACAGCTTGTAACCGGGGGCAGTGTGAGATCCAGGGTAGATGAAATACTCACCGGACATGGTCTTAAAATCCGCTATTATGAAGATGAAATGGTTTCATTATCTGCACTTAGCGGGATCACATCACAGCTTCACGATGCATTGAGGGAGAGAGTATGGTTAAAGTCAGGTGCATACCTTATTATCCAGCCGACGGAAGCTCTGACGGTAATTGATGTAAATACCGGAAAAAACATTGCCAAAAAGGAAATGCAGGAAAACTTCCTTAAAGTAAATATCGAAGCTGCAGAAGAAATTGCAAGACAGTTAAGGCTGCGCAATATTTCAGGGATTGTCATTGTTGATTTTATCAATCTGGAAGCAAAGTCGGCAGAGAGTGAACTTTTAAATGTTTTTGGAGCGGCACTGAAAAAAGATCCGGTACCAACGCAGATCGTTGAGATGACAAAACTCGGTCTTGTTGAGGTCACGCGGAAGAAAATCAAAAAATCACTGCGGGAGAGTTTGTCCTGACACAATCTGGAACATTTTACGGACATTTGAGTATCATCAAAATTAAGAAAGTATAGAGAGAATAAAAATGAATTTAAGTTTTATTGAGATTTTAAAAGTAATTTTTCTTGGAATCGTGGAGGGAATCACGGAATGGCTCCCGATCAGCAGCACCGGACACATGCTTTTAGTGGACGAATTTTTACAGCTAAACGCAAGTGATTCCTTTAAGGAAATGTTTTTTATTATCATTCAGCTTGGTGCGATCCTTGCGGTTGTAGTCCTCTACTGGAACCGGATGTTTCCGTTCCAGTTTAAGGATAAGGCGAAGCCTGTGATAAGAAAAGATATTTTTTCTTTATGGTTTAAAGTAGTGGTAGCATGTATTCCGGGAGCGGCTGTCACAATATTATTTGACGATTATATCGAAGCACATCTTCACACACCGGTTGTGATTGCGATCGCTCTGATCTTTTATGGTGTTGCCTTTATTCTGATTGAAAACTGGAATAAGACAAGAGAGCCAAAGATCAAAACACTTGCGGATATTTCCTACCAGACTGCATTTATGATCGGATTGTTTCAGGTTCTTTCCATCATTCCTGGAACTTCACGTTCCGGTGCAACGATCATAGGTGGACTGATCATAGGTGTCTCCCGTGTAGCTGTTGCGGAGTTCACGTTCTACCTTGCAGTTCCGGTTATGCTCGGCATGAGCCTCTTAAAACTCTTGAAATTTGGATTTGCATTTACCGGGGCAGAGTTTGTGATCCTGGGAGTTGGAACAGTGGTTGCGTTTCTTGTCTCCATTGTTGTCATCCACTTTTTGATGTCCTATATCCGGAAACATGACTTTAAGGTATTTGGATGGTACCGTATCGTGCTTGGAGCGCTGGTGCTGGTTTATTTTGCTTTCAGATAAAAATATTTTATAAATTTGTAAAAAATGGTTGACGTAACAAAAAATATATGCTAAAGTAACGAAGTATGCCGCACAGTGAGGTCTGAAAGTCCGTCTATACTGTATCAATCACAGATAGAAGGCACCATAACTGGCGAGTAATGATAATAGGAGGTGCCATATGTACGCAATTATAGCAACAGGTGGTAAACAGTACAAAGTATCCGAAGGCGATATCATTACCATTGAAAAGCTCGGAAAAGAAGCTGGTGAGAAAGTAACTTTTGATCAGGTTTTAGCTGTATCTGACAACGGTATCAAAGTTGGTTCTGATGTAGCAAACGCTTCTGTAGAGGCTTCTGTCGTAAAAGAGGGCAGAGGTAAAAAAGTTATCGTTTACAAGTACAAGAGAAAGACTGGCTATCACAAGAAAAACGGTCACAGACAGGCGTTTACACAGGTTAAGATTGAAAAGATCAACGCGTAATCGACAGGGAAAGTTGTTATGACAAAGATAACGATTTTCAGAAACCGTGACAACGAGTTTTTAGGCTTTGAATGTCTTGGACATGCCGGATATGCAGAGGAAGGCGAAGATATTGTATGTGCAGGGATTTCCGCATTGGTCATCAATACGGTAAACAGTCTCGGCTTATATACGAAAGATGCCTTTTTCACTGATTCGGATGAGGAGACAGGAAAGATAAGCTTATCGTTTTCTTCCCCGGCAGGACATGATGCCGATCTACTTATGAAGTCATTGGTTTTAGGTTTGCAGGGAATACAAAACACTTATGGAAATGATTATATCATTCTAAAATTCAGGGAGGTGTAAGACATGTTAAATATGAACCTTCAGTTTTTTGCTCATAAAAAGGGAGTTGGTTCTACAAAGAACGGTCGTGATTCCGAATCTAAAAGATTAGGAGCAAAAAGAGCAGACGGACAGTTTGTAAAAGCTGGAAACATTTTATACAGACAGCGTGGAACAAAGATTCATCCGGGCGTTAATGTAGGTATCGGTGGAGATGATACATTATTTGCTTTAACAGATGGTATCTTAAGATTCGAAAGAAAAGGAAGAGATAAGAAACAGGCTTCCGTTTATCCAGTAGCTGAATAAGATGTACTGTGGACCCGACTATGAACACCCATCACAGATGGCACATCCATCGCAGATGGATGTGATAGCCGGGTTCTATTTGTATTAAGAATGTGACAGGTAATTCACATGTATTCAAAGTCAGGTTGAACCCTGCTTTATGTACGTGTTTTTGTTAAATTTGAGGTAGAAAAATATGTTTGCAGACAGAGCAACAATTATTATAAAATCAGGAAAAGGCGGGGATGGTCATGTCAGTTTCCGCAGGGAAAAATATGTGCCGGACGGCGGTCCGGATGGCGGAGACGGCGGCCGCGGCGGTGATATCGTATTCGTGGTCGATGACGGTTTAAATACACTTACCGACTATCGTCACAGAAGAAAGTTTGCCGCACAGCCTGGAGAAGAAGGCGGAAAACGCAACTGTCATGGAAAGAACGGCGAGGATCTGATCTTAAAAGTTCCGGCAGGAACTGTGATCAAAGATGCAGAGTCCGGAAAAGTAATTGCTGATATGTCCGGTGACAACCGCAGACAGGTGATCTTAAAAGGCGGCCGCGGCGGTCTTGGAAACCAGCATTTTGCAACATCTACCATGCAGGCGCCGAAATATGCACAGCCGGGTGGAGATGCCATTGAACTGGAAGTAAAATTGGAATTAAAGGTGATCGCGGACGTCGGTCTGGTCGGTTTTCCGAATGTTGGAAAGTCAACGTTATTGTCAAGGGTAACCAATGCACAGCCAAAGATCGCCAATTACCATTTTACAACCTTACAGCCAAACCTTGGTGTCGTAGACTTAGATGGTGCGAAGGGATTTGTCATTGCCGACATTCCGGGACTCATTGAGGGGGCATCTGAAGGTGTCGGACTCGGACTTGAGTTTTTGCGTCATATTGAGCGTACAAAAGTCATGATCCATGTGGTCGATGCAGCCGGAACCGAAGGACGTGATCCAATCGCAGATATCCGTGCTATCATGAAGGAATTAGAGGCATATGATCCGAAACTTTTAGAAAAGCCGCAGGTGATTGCAGCAAACAAGATGGATGCGGTGTACGGTGATGAGAATGAGATCGTCCAGTCTTTAAGACGGGAGTTCGAAAAAGACGGAATCCGTGTATTCCCGATTTCTGCAGTCAGCGGAAAGGGATTAAAAGAGTTGCTGTATCATGTTCAGGAGCTGCTCGATCACTGCGACAGCGAGCCGGTGATCTATGAGCCTGAATTTGATCCGGCACTGCGATTCTTTAAGGATGAGCCTTATACGATTTCACAGGCGGCAGATGGAGCATTTGAGATTGAGGGACCAAAGATCGAAAAAATGCTTGGTTATACCAATATCGATTCTGAAAAAGGATTTTTATTCTTCCAGAAGTTTATGAAGGAACAGGGTATATTAAAAGAATTAGAAGCCCAGGGAATCGAAGATGGCGATACTGTGCGTATGTATGGATTTGAATTTGATTATTATAAATAATAAGAAACTGATGTGATATTAATGGCACTGGGAAACGGTGCGGAAATGAGGAATGTTATGGCATTAACAAGTAAACAGCGTGCATACCTTGGCGGATGTGCAAGCACGATGGATCCGATCTTTCATATTGGAAAAGCAAGCCTTACACCGGAGATCATTACAGCGTTAGACGAAGCATTAGAAAAGAGAGAGCTGATCAAGGTGGCTGTATTAAAAAACTGTATTGATGATCCGAGAGAGATTGCTGCAGTGACTGCAGAGCGGACACGTTCTGAGGTTGTGAAGGTAATTGGAAAGAAGATCGTTTTATTCCGTCAGGCGAAGAAAAATACCAAGTACGAACTGCCGGGCTGATATGGAAGATGCAGAGTGCAGGATCGGACAAAAGCATTTAAAGAGGGTAGGCATTTTAGGCGGTTCTTTTGATCCGATTCATAAGGGACATTTAAATATTGCGCAGAGTGCGTATGAAGAATTTGCATTGGATGAAGTATGGTTTATTCCCGCCGGACATTCTCCCAATAAAGACGAGAAAAAAATGACAGCGGCAGATATCCGGGCGGAAATGACAGCTCTGGCTATCTATGATATTCCATATTTTAAACTTTCACGAATGGAAATCGATGCAGAGGGGACAAGTTATACTTATCTGACACTCACAAAATTAAAAGAGGCTTGTCCGGATACTGATTTTTTCTTTATTATGGGGGCTGACTCCCTTGATTATTTAGAAAAATGGTATCATCCTGAAATTATCTGTGAGAAGGCAGTTATTTTGGCCGCAGTACGTGATGATATGGATTTGTCGGAGGTTGAGAAAAAGATTTCTGCCTTAAAACAGCTATTTCCTGCTGAAATCTATCCAATCGAGGGTGGAAAAACAGATATTTCATCCAGTGAGATCCGTGCGGCTTTAAGACGCGGAAAAACAGATATTTCGCTGATTCCGCCTAAAGTACTGGCATATATTCAGGAACATCATTTGTATGGGGAGGATTAGATGATAAGACATGCAATTATGTCTGCGCAAATCTGACGGCAGCGTCTCTTCGCAATAAGCTGGTCTGAAATGGAGATTATCATGGAATTAAATGAAATTCGAAAAAAGTTAAAAAAAGAACTGGATAAGGGTCGTTATGAGCACACGAAAGGTGTTATGTACACTGCGGGCTGTCTTGCCATGGCACATGAGTATTCCATGGAAAAGGCAATGCTTGCAGGATTACTTCATGACTGTGCAAAGTGTATCCCAAATGATCAGAAAATAGAAATGTGTGAAAAAAAACACATTCTGATCAATCCGGTAGAATATAAAAGCCCGTATCTGCTGCATGCAAAATTAGGGGCATTTTTGGCGGAAACGGTATATGAAGTATCGGATCCACAGATTTTACATGCAATCAAAGTGCATACGACCGGTGAACCGGATATGAGCCTCTTAGACAAAATCATTTATATTGCGGATTATATTGAGCCTGGGCGGGATAAGGCAGAAAACCTTCCCTATATAAGGAAGATCGCTTTTGAAGATCTGGATGTCTGTATGGCGGAAATCCTGCATGATACGCTGGCTTATCTATCCAGCCGTGGTGGAAGTATCGATGCAACAACAAAGATGACCTATGATTTTTACCGTCAATACAGGAAAAAACATGATTGATGTTTCAAGTTTAAACATGCCTTTCTGGTGTGGTGTATGAAGCCATTGCCGGGAAAATAAACAAAAATAATAGGAGAGTGTAGATTTATGACTTCAGCAGAATATTGTAAAATAGCAGTGAAGGCACTGGAAGACAAGAAGGCAGAGGATGTGAAAGTAATTGATATCCGTGAAATTTCACCGATCGCAGATTTTTTTATCATTGCAGATGGAATGAACCAGAATCAGATTCAGGCAATGCGTGATGCGGTAGATGAAGCTTTATATAAGGCAGATCTTAAAGTACGGCAGGTGGAAGGCAATCAGTCTTCTACATGGATTCTGATGGACTATAATGATATCATTATCCATATTTTCTCGAAAGAGGACAGACTTTTTTATGATCTTGAGCGTATCTGGAAAGATGGGAAAGAGATCAGTGTGGATGAACTGTAAAAAATAGTGATATGTTTTGTAAATAGTTTTATGAACATAAACGGAAAAGGCAGCTGATTGTTAACATGAAAATCAGCTGCCTTTTCCTTAATTTAAAAATCGCATAATACCGAATACTTTACCAAGAATCGAACATTCATTCACAATGATCGGATCCATGGTATCATTTTCCGGCTGCAGGCGAAAGTGACCGTCTTCTTTGTAAAAAGTTTTTACGGTTGCGGAATCATCTACAAGCGCAACGACAATATCTCCATTCTGTGCATCTGATTGTTTCTGTACAAGAATCTTATCACCGTTAAATATTCCGGCATTAATCATACTGTCCCCTTTTACCTTTAACATAAACGTTTCTGCATTTGGCATAAACTCAGTAGGAATCGGAAAGTAATTTTCGATATTCTCAACGGCAAGCAGCGGCTGACCGGCAGCTACCTGACCAATGATAGGGACATTTACGACTTCACGTCTTGTTAAGTTGAAATTGTCATCAATGATCTCGATGGCACGTGGTTTTGTAGGATCTCTTCGGATATAACCATTCTTTTCAAGAGTCTCAAGGTGTGAATGAACAGAAGAAGTTGACTTTAAATGAACTGCTTCGCAGATCTCACGAACTGCAGGTGGATAACCTTTGTTTAAAATTTCCTGTTTGATATATTCTAAAATTTCTCGCTGCTTACTGCTGATTTTGCCATATGCCATAAAGTGCCTCCTATTATACGATAAAATGTATTTTATCAATCTTGTAAGGGGATGATTCTGCCCTGTATTTATTTTATCATAAAACAAATGAAAATGCAAACGTATATTCCGAAAATTTGTTCGATTTTTCACTTGACGTTACTGTTCAGACCATTGTAAAAACTGACGAAATTTAAAAAAATATATTTGTGGATAAACTCAAGCAGGATGGGAAGTCTCGTTAACGACTTCCGAATCCTGCTTTTTCTTTTGAAATTATAAACAGTACCTGCATGTTTTCCTGCTTTTACATGGCTGGAATACGGATTTCCACTCCTGCTTCTTTCATTTTTCTGCCGGTTATCCACCGTCATTCTGCCAGTCCCGTAATTCGTCCGATTTCCCATTCGTCCCTGTTTCTGCTATACTTATCCTATACTTAAGGAGGCACAAATGAACGCAGATGATAAAAGCAAACTCAAAGCATATGAAGAACTTATAGGCAGTCTTGAGCATACAAACGGACTACAGCACAGGGTCATCGAAACCCAGTCCTCATTGATCAAATCCCTTGAGGAACATAATGCAGAATTAGAAAAAATCATTGATGATCTGACAAACATTTAAGGAAAGGACGCGGCATGGGGATGGGGAATTCTTTTGAAACCATTACAGTACTTCAATACAGGCTGAAAGCAGCACAGGAAGAACTTGCAGCCTTTCAATCGGGAGAAAAATATATCCGAATGGAAAAACAGCACCTTACACAGGTGCGTGCCCTGGAACGCAGAATTGCAAAACTGGAAGCAGCTGTAGCAAAAGAACACAGCCATGCCATTACGATTCGGAATCAATGGTTTGAGATTTTTGAACAGCTGCAAAAAGAATGCGACCGTATGGTCGCCGAAGCAGTAAAAAAGGCGGATATGATGGAAAAAAGGGCCATCCGTGCAGAAAAACAGCGCGACACCGCCCTTGAAAAAGTAACTTCCCAGAGACGGGAACTTTACAAAGTAAAGACAGAGCTTGATGATGAAAAACAAAAAGTACAGAAACTGACGGCACAGATTAACCGGAACTATGAAAACTCATCCATCCCGTCTTCAAAATCTATCGCCCGCAAAAAAATATCCAACAGCCGCGAAAAAACAGGAAGGAAACCCGGTGGACAGCCAGGACACAGGGGGCACTGCAGAAAGAAACTCACCCCGACAAGGGAAATCTATCTTCCGGCACCCGAAGAAGTACTCCATGACCCTGACTTTAAGAAAACATCGAAAACCATTACAAAGCAGAAAATCGACATCAGCGTAGAAGTGCATGTGACCGAGTATCATGCCGATGTGTACTATAATTCCAAAACAGGTGAACGGATCCATGCACCATTTCCACAGGGAGTCATTGATGACGTTAACTATGGAGGAAATTTACGTGCTTTCCTGTTTCTGCTGAATAATGACTGCTGTACATCAATTGATAAAAGCCGCAGGTTTTTGTCTGATCTGACAGATGGAAAAATAAACATATCAAAAGGCATGATCAATAATCTCTGCCGGTCATTTGCCCAAAAAACAGAATCCCAGCGTAAAGAGATTTTCTGCGATATGCTGCTTTCCCCTGTCATGCATACAGACTGTACCAATGCCTGTGTAAACGGGGAAAGTTCGTATGTATTTGTATGTGCGGTTCCGGATGGCGGTGTGCTCTATTTTGCCAGGGGCAAAAAGGGACACGATGGAATAAAGGGCACGGTCGTTGAAGACTATCAGGGGACACTGGTCCACGATCATGATGTAACCTTTTATAAGTATGGAACCGGCCACCAGGAATGCCTTGCACATGTACTGCGTTATCTGAAAGACAGCATGGACAACGAAAAGGACCGTACCTGGAACAGGCAGATGCATTCCCTGATACAGGAAATGATCCATTACCGGAATGGTTTATCTGAATCAGAAGAGCCAGATCCGCAGACCGTCTCCGAATTTGAAGAACGTTATAAAACAATCCTGTCCATAGCTGGGGATGAATACGACTATGAGCCGCCTGGGAAATACTACCGTGATGGATACAACCTGTACAAAAGGATGAAAAAGTATAAGAAAGATCATCTTCTTTTCCTCCATAATAAGAATGTACCTGCCACGAATAACGAAGCCGAACGGCTGCTGAGAAAATATAAAAGAAAACAGGCGCAGGCTGTGTCATTCCGGAGTCCGTCAAGCATCGACCATCTCTGTAAATGCATGAGCATGCTGGTTTTGATGCGCAGAAAAGAGCAGACCAATCTGTTCCGCGAGATTGCAGAAATATTTGCATAAGAAAACCGATGGTTTTGACTACGATTAGTCTATACCATCGGTTCTTTTGTTACAAGTTTACCTCTGAACAGTAACCACTTGACAAACAAATGTTCGCGTATTATGATACAGATATGCAAACAGTTGTTCGCAACAAATGTTTGCATGTGATGGAGGGTGTTTATGAGAAGCAGAAGAAAAAGCAGGAAAAAGCAGAAATCAGTTTTTTTGATCGCATTATCAATGGTACTATTTATAATAATGTGTTCCGCATGTTTTGGTACGATCCGGGCACAGGCGGCTGATGAAACCAGTGCCTATAAATATTATACCAGCATACAGATTACCCCGGGACAGACGTTAAATGACATTGCAGGGATTTATATGACCGATGATTATAAAGATACCTCAGCTTATATAGAAGAGGTATGTATGATCAATCATATCTTTCCGGATGATATTCATGAGGGCGAATATCTGACAGTGCCATATTATTCAGCAGAATATTTAAAATAGGTGCCCAAATAGCAGCGCAAAACAGCAACAAAACAGCAACAAAACAGTAGGAACAAAACAGTAGTCTGTGGGGATGTTGTATTTTTCTTCAAAATAAGCTATAATAATTATATTCGGCATAAAAATATCCCGATGGAAGTGGTGATATTCAGGGTATATGCCAGGTACGGAGGATAGCGTTGAAGATATGTTAAAGTTTATTTATGTAATTCTTATGAACCTTTTCAGAGCACCATATATGATTCCAAAGATGCATAAGGAAGCGGATCATCCTGAAAAATATTCAGAAGAAGAGCGATATGAGCTTGCGCGCCATGTGATTCGCCTTATGAAAACGACTGGTGGAATTAAGACGAAAGCATATGGTCTGGAAAATCTCCCGTCAGAGGGCGGCTATATGATGTATCCAAACCATCAGGGAAAGTATGACGCACTTGGTATTATTTATACCCATAAAAAACCGTGCTCTATCGTCATGGATCGTGCAAAATCCAATACGATCCTCGTTCGGGAATTTATCGATCTGCTGCAGGGAAAACGTCTGGATAAGAAGGATGTAAGGCAGGCGCTTACAATCATTAATGAAGTTTCAGAAGACGTTAAAAAGGGGAAACGTTATATCCTTTTTCCGGAAGGCGGGTACGATTTCAATAATCGTAATAACGTATGCAATTTCAAGGCCGGTAGTTTTAAAATTGCTTTAAAGACAAAGGCACCGATTATACCGGTTGCCCTGATCGATTCCTATAAGGTTTTTAACAGTTTTAATCTGGGACCTGTGACAACACAGGTACACTATCTGAAACCTATTTTATTTGATGAATATGGTTCATTGAAAACACATGAGATTGCAGAACTGGTACAGCGCAGGATTCAGGAAAAAATTGACAGTATATTGTTACCGGAGACATAATATATGAAACAATAGAATGCATCTTCCATGAACATTCTATTGTTATGAATTAGAAAAAGTGTTATATGATATAAAATGTCATATAGCACTTTTTTAATAATACACAGAAATCAGATCTCACGTAATTTGACATATTTCGCAGCACTCCGGCGTCTTTCATCTTCAAGTGCAGCATAGTGCTTACGGGTAGTATTGACATCTTTATGTCCAAGAACATCGGCAACCAGATAGATATCGCCGGTTTCGCGGTAGAGGGATGTACCGTAGGTACTCCGAAGTTTATGCGGCGTAATATGTTTTAAGGTTGTTACAAGCTTGGAATATTTTTTTACCATATTTTCCACGGATCTGACACTTATGCGCTTGTTTTGAAGTGATAGGAAGAGCGCATTGATACTTCCGTCGGCTGCAGTGATTTTCTGGCGTTCCACCATATAATCCATGAGAGCTCTGCGGACTTCCTCTCCAAAATATACGACAACTTCTGCGCCACCTTTGCGGTGGATTTTAATGCCGTTATTTTTAAAGTCAACATCTTCCATATCGAGGCCGACACATTCAGAAACACGGATACCGGTTCCTAAAAGAAGTGTCATCATTGCCAGATCCCGGATTTTTGTCTTTTCATGATACTGTTGCTGTCTCGCAGTAAGATTCTCGCCAGATTCCACTTCGTCAAGGAGCTTTGCCACCTCATCGACATCCAGACGGATAATATTCTTTTCATGTATTTTAGGCATGTCTACTTTAACAGTTGGATCATCTTCAATCAAACCATTTTTGTAATAATAATGATAAAAGGAGCGCAGGGCAGAAAGTTTACGCTTCAAACCACCTTCGTCATTGGTGTGTTCCGTTCCGTCTTTTTCGTAGTATTTTAAATAAGAAAGATATTCCTCAATATCCATTGGTGTAATTTCATTTAAAATAGAGATTGGAAAATCTGTAATATCCATTTTAGCACAGACCGGATTGGTAGCATGCAGGTAATCGAAGAAACACCCGATATCATATGCGTATGCAATTTTTGTCCTGGAAGAGCTTGTTGCTTCAATGCCAATAAAAAACTGTTTGCAAAAGGGTGGCAGTGTTTCTAATAGTTTTCTTAACTTTACTTCATTCTTTACGTTTATTGTTTCATAATATGCTTTTTCTTTCATTGTGATCTCCAGTTTGTGGGGGGATTTTAAAAAAGTAACATAAGGCTTAAATTGCATTATTGGTACCGGACAGCCATCCTTGTATATTTCCGTTCTGGATTGCATGAAAAAGTTTCGTCTTAACCCCCGGATTGTCTATATTTAACTGCTGTATCAGTTTCTTTACATATTCGCGTTTAGTATTACCGTCCATCGGACATGGATTTTTTACAACAGGAAGCGGATACTTATTCCGGAATCCTTTTACTTCTGCCTCAGATACATAAATCAGAGGACGGATTATGGTAAGATCAGAATCTTCCATGTAGGTTTTTGGGGGAAATACATAAAAGCGTCCCTCAAAAATCATGGATAAAAATGCTGTTTCAATCACATCATCCATATGATGTGCATATGCCACTTTATTACATCCGAGTTCTTTTATCGCCTGATTCAAGGCACCTTTGCGCATTTTTGCACATAAGGAACAGGTGGGTTTTTCATTTCGTTCTTCAAAGAGAATCTTTGCTATTTCTGTATTTACGATATGGTATGGGACGTCAAGATCATGACAGAGTTTTGAAACAGCTGTAAGATCAAAATTTTCATAGCCAAGATCTACGGTCACAGCTACCAGATCGAATTTTTGGGGATAAAAGCGGCGCAGACCACTCAGTGCATATAAAAGTGTAAGAGAATCTTTGCCTCCGGAAATACCAATGGCGATCTTATCGCCGGACTCAATCAACTGATAATGATCAATTGCTTTTCGCGTGT
This window encodes:
- a CDS encoding ribonuclease E/G — translated: MNRFIITTTEIEKKEYRIAALCDARQKLIEVTTESMTGTSVLGNIYIGRVENVVKNLNAAFVCIAPGQNCYLPLQELKNPIFTKKQSEKKAICAGDELLVQVVKEALKTKDPSVSTNLTFTGKYVILTTGKRKIGASSKLPKEKREKLLKIVEDFLSGKEQIPYGVVVRTNAAQASKEELLLELAQLEAEVQKIISGAKYLIRYSLVHKEEQPWQKMLNGLYETELGEVVTDDREIFETICNMYGVGAKQLVTGGSVRSRVDEILTGHGLKIRYYEDEMVSLSALSGITSQLHDALRERVWLKSGAYLIIQPTEALTVIDVNTGKNIAKKEMQENFLKVNIEAAEEIARQLRLRNISGIVIVDFINLEAKSAESELLNVFGAALKKDPVPTQIVEMTKLGLVEVTRKKIKKSLRESLS
- a CDS encoding undecaprenyl-diphosphate phosphatase, translated to MNLSFIEILKVIFLGIVEGITEWLPISSTGHMLLVDEFLQLNASDSFKEMFFIIIQLGAILAVVVLYWNRMFPFQFKDKAKPVIRKDIFSLWFKVVVACIPGAAVTILFDDYIEAHLHTPVVIAIALIFYGVAFILIENWNKTREPKIKTLADISYQTAFMIGLFQVLSIIPGTSRSGATIIGGLIIGVSRVAVAEFTFYLAVPVMLGMSLLKLLKFGFAFTGAEFVILGVGTVVAFLVSIVVIHFLMSYIRKHDFKVFGWYRIVLGALVLVYFAFR
- the rplU gene encoding 50S ribosomal protein L21 — encoded protein: MYAIIATGGKQYKVSEGDIITIEKLGKEAGEKVTFDQVLAVSDNGIKVGSDVANASVEASVVKEGRGKKVIVYKYKRKTGYHKKNGHRQAFTQVKIEKINA
- a CDS encoding ribosomal-processing cysteine protease Prp, with the protein product MTKITIFRNRDNEFLGFECLGHAGYAEEGEDIVCAGISALVINTVNSLGLYTKDAFFTDSDEETGKISLSFSSPAGHDADLLMKSLVLGLQGIQNTYGNDYIILKFREV
- the rpmA gene encoding 50S ribosomal protein L27; amino-acid sequence: MLNMNLQFFAHKKGVGSTKNGRDSESKRLGAKRADGQFVKAGNILYRQRGTKIHPGVNVGIGGDDTLFALTDGILRFERKGRDKKQASVYPVAE
- the obgE gene encoding GTPase ObgE; translated protein: MFADRATIIIKSGKGGDGHVSFRREKYVPDGGPDGGDGGRGGDIVFVVDDGLNTLTDYRHRRKFAAQPGEEGGKRNCHGKNGEDLILKVPAGTVIKDAESGKVIADMSGDNRRQVILKGGRGGLGNQHFATSTMQAPKYAQPGGDAIELEVKLELKVIADVGLVGFPNVGKSTLLSRVTNAQPKIANYHFTTLQPNLGVVDLDGAKGFVIADIPGLIEGASEGVGLGLEFLRHIERTKVMIHVVDAAGTEGRDPIADIRAIMKELEAYDPKLLEKPQVIAANKMDAVYGDENEIVQSLRREFEKDGIRVFPISAVSGKGLKELLYHVQELLDHCDSEPVIYEPEFDPALRFFKDEPYTISQAADGAFEIEGPKIEKMLGYTNIDSEKGFLFFQKFMKEQGILKELEAQGIEDGDTVRMYGFEFDYYK
- the yhbY gene encoding ribosome assembly RNA-binding protein YhbY, which gives rise to MALTSKQRAYLGGCASTMDPIFHIGKASLTPEIITALDEALEKRELIKVAVLKNCIDDPREIAAVTAERTRSEVVKVIGKKIVLFRQAKKNTKYELPG
- the nadD gene encoding nicotinate-nucleotide adenylyltransferase, translating into MEDAECRIGQKHLKRVGILGGSFDPIHKGHLNIAQSAYEEFALDEVWFIPAGHSPNKDEKKMTAADIRAEMTALAIYDIPYFKLSRMEIDAEGTSYTYLTLTKLKEACPDTDFFFIMGADSLDYLEKWYHPEIICEKAVILAAVRDDMDLSEVEKKISALKQLFPAEIYPIEGGKTDISSSEIRAALRRGKTDISLIPPKVLAYIQEHHLYGED
- the yqeK gene encoding bis(5'-nucleosyl)-tetraphosphatase (symmetrical) YqeK, giving the protein MELNEIRKKLKKELDKGRYEHTKGVMYTAGCLAMAHEYSMEKAMLAGLLHDCAKCIPNDQKIEMCEKKHILINPVEYKSPYLLHAKLGAFLAETVYEVSDPQILHAIKVHTTGEPDMSLLDKIIYIADYIEPGRDKAENLPYIRKIAFEDLDVCMAEILHDTLAYLSSRGGSIDATTKMTYDFYRQYRKKHD
- the rsfS gene encoding ribosome silencing factor; protein product: MTSAEYCKIAVKALEDKKAEDVKVIDIREISPIADFFIIADGMNQNQIQAMRDAVDEALYKADLKVRQVEGNQSSTWILMDYNDIIIHIFSKEDRLFYDLERIWKDGKEISVDEL
- the lexA gene encoding transcriptional repressor LexA translates to MAYGKISSKQREILEYIKQEILNKGYPPAVREICEAVHLKSTSSVHSHLETLEKNGYIRRDPTKPRAIEIIDDNFNLTRREVVNVPIIGQVAAGQPLLAVENIENYFPIPTEFMPNAETFMLKVKGDSMINAGIFNGDKILVQKQSDAQNGDIVVALVDDSATVKTFYKEDGHFRLQPENDTMDPIIVNECSILGKVFGIMRFLN